The nucleotide window CTGACACTCCTCCTCGGCATTGGCGTCGCACTCCTGGCTGGCGCGACCATCGCCGCGCTCCGCGTGACGGTGCCGCCGCTGCTGCACGCCTATCCGGTGGGGCTTGCGCTTCGGTTCTGCATGGCCGGACTCGTCGCGTACACCCTGCTCTTTTCGGTGGCCGGATTGACGCCGAGGGCGGCGCGGTTGCTTGCCGCGTTTCTCCTCCTTCTCATCATCGCGTCGCTCGTGGCGGACCTCCTCGCCCTCGGCTGGAATCCGGTGGAGAGGGCGATGGACGCATTGCTCAGTCCCTATAGCCCGCTCTCGATCTTCCGGGCGCGCTGGATGCTCATCGATGTGTAGGCGTTGGGGGTGGGCCGCGATGATTGCCTTGCTCTGGGCCAATCCCGTGGCCGCACAGGACCAGGCCTCCGCCCTGCTTCGGGTGGAGGCGCAGCTCGACTCAATCGGGCGCGTCGCCGAGCGTCGCGACAGCGTCTTTGCGGCGGCCAGCCGCACCGACACTGCCGTGGCCGGCGGCCTTCGTGTCGCTACGCCCCGGCAGTTCCGACCGCTTGCGCAGGCGGCGGCTGACCAGGCATGGGCGCTGCTCGTGCGCCGGTTCGGGACCTCAGTGACATCGCGGGCCACGATTCCTGTGATCCAATTTGGCGACGCCAGCTCGGCTCCATCGCCGGACGCGGACACGTCAGAGATCGCGAGGTCACTGGAACAGTCGGCTTCGCAGGCGATCTGGCGCCAGCAGGGCGAGGCGTTCACGGAGTGGCTGGGGGGCAACCTTTCGGGAGTTGAGCTGCCCGCGAGCGACAGGGCGATCATCGCCCAGGAGCTGCTGCGCATTCCCGCTCGGCCGAATCGTGCCTGCTACCAGGGAGACGCGGCGGCGTGCGCGGTGTCGCTTGGCCTCCGGGCGGGGCCGGACACCCTCGCGGAGTGGTACCTGCCGGAGGCCTGGCCCCGACTCGCGACGATGGTCGGCGGGCAGCTCTCCGGGCTCGAGACGGTGTCGAAGCAGCAGTGCGAACAAACGGGAGATTCCGCGGCATGCCGCGCGATTCTTACGCCGGCCCATGTCCTGTTGCCGGTCAGCGTCGGAGGGCGGCGCTTTCTCCTGCAGGAGGCGCTTGATGCCGGAGGCGATGGCGCGTTCGAGCGGTTGACGTCAGCAGGAGATCTTGCGCTGGCGGATCGCCTGTCGAACGCCGCGGGATTGCCGCTCGACTCGCTGCTCTCGCGCTGGAGTACCGCAATCCGCGCGGGGGCTCCACATGGTCCCGCACGACCTGCGTGGGAACTGTTTCTGGCTGCAGCCTGGTCCGCCCTGCTCCTCGCGGTGGTGCTCGGAGGTCCCCGATGGCGGTGAGCAATCGGCTCCTTGGCTTCTTGGCCGGACTGGCCGTCGTTCTGGCGTGCTGGTCGCTCTTCGACGAGGCGAGCGCTGTCATGAATGCCCGGCGGTGGACGGCCGAGGAGGACACCCACCGGATGGCGTTGCGGGACTCGGCGTACCGGCTTGGGCTTCAGGTTCGCACTGCGTTGGTGCGCGACCGGGTGGACTCGGCGCTTAAGAGCTATCCGCCAGATGAGGCGCCACCTGTGATTGTCATCGGCAATGAGGCGCCCACGGCCGCCGCACTGGCGGAGAGCTTGTTTGCCACGCTCCCCGCACCGTCCGGGGCAGAACATGCGATGCGATTGGCGATTGTTGAAAGGAAATCGCCAGACAGGTGGCCGGCCGGGACGATCACCTCCTTCGCGTTGCTTCCCTCGACTCCCGCTGACGATGGGTGCACGGTGGTGCGCATCGCCGCATCAAAGGACAGCGCGTTGAGCGGGTTCGAGGCGAGGTACTGGCGGGACGCCCCGTTCGAGGGCGCGGCTGGGCCGTGCTGGTTCCTCACGCGGTTCGGGGCGCCGGGACCAGAGGTCAGGAAGTGGCTGGACTCTCGCTACTGGGATGTGGCCGGCAGCATTCCCCCGAATGATCGGCGGCTGGTTTACGGTGAGGAGGACCTCCGCGACACCGGGGTGTTCGAGCGATTGTTCGGAAGCGTGGCGGCGAAATTCTACGGTGAGTCGGTTACCCTCGAGGGGTGTGCGGGGCGGCGTCCGGAACTGTGCGAGGCGTCGTTCCTCGCGTCGCCCTATCCGGCCGGCCTCCTCCCGGAGGGAGTTGTCGGCAACAATCGCTTCAATGGTTACATGCTCTTTCGAAACGAGGGGTCGCCGTTTGCGTTCTATGCGGTCACCGGTTCGATGCTGGGTGTGCCGCGAGCGGCCTCGGAGGCGCTGCTGGCAATGATGCTCGACGACCTCGGCCCGGCCCGGTTCACGGAGTTCTGGACCAGCCAGGCGCCGGTGGCCGAGGCTTTCGAGTCAGTGGCGGGGATGTCGCTGGGGGACTGGTACCGCATCCAATTGCGGCGCCAGATGGCGGCGGCTGGCGTGTCCGAGCCCCGGGAGGCCACCTTCTGGCCCTCGGCGCTCGGCATCCTGGCCCTGGCATTGGGGACCGTGTTCTGGCGCGCGGGGCGGCGGCAGCTGTTTTAGGCGCTACTTCGCCCCCGGATGACTCAGCGTCCACACGTACGCCGCCACCGCCTTCACCTGGTCCGGATTGATGCCGCTGCCACCCTTCGGCGGCATGGGGACGCCATTGCTGGACTCTTTCTGCGGGACGCCGGTCGTAATCTGCTGGACAATTTCCTCGTACGTGCCCTTGGAGTGGAGCCAGACGTTGTCCGTCAGGTTCGCACCCACGCCACCCTTGCCGTCGATCCCGTGGCAGACCGAACACATGCCCTGGCCCTTGAAGATTGAGGCGCCCTGGGCGACCATGGCCGGGGTGACGCCGGCCGGGAGCGGTGTCGGCGTCTCGGCCTGCGCGTGCCCGCTGGTTGCGGCACACATCAGGAGGGCACTGGCGGTACCAAGGATACGATAGATGAACATGACGACCTTTCTTAGAACGCCGTAGTGAACCCGGCAGTCACGCGATTGAGCTCGTTGTTGAAGTCATAGCCATACTCGCCATACAGCCGGAAGTTCCGGTAGACGAGGTATCCGCCGCCGACAGCGATCGACTCGTATTCGTCCACGCCGACCGGCACTCCGGTCTTCACGTTCAGGACAGGAGCACTCGCATCAATGTAGTTGTACAGCCCGTAGCCGTACCACCGGCTCCCCGCCGGGCGCGCAAGCAGCTCCGCAAACCCACCCTTGGTGTCGACGGTCGCTTCGCCGGGAATGAAGTCCGCTTCCGTGTCCGTCCGGGCGATGTACTGCAGGTTCAACTGGAGGAGCCCCGCCCCGAAGGTGGCGTCGGCGCCCCACATGGAAATGGCGTTGCTCTGGTCCGGGACCCCGTAGGCCTCGCCGTTCTGGTGGCCCGTATACCCCATCAGGCCGAGACGGGCGTGGCTCCCGAGGTCGCGACTGATGTGCCCGAAGAGGTTCTTGTTGGCATCGTTGTCGTACCGGAACAGGTCGTTGGCCGCCGGGATGCCATCGCCGTTGACCAGCGTGCCAGTGATCGTGAACCCGGCCAGATCGGCGGAGGCCATGAAGCCGCGATCATAAGTCAGGTTGGCGGGCTGGAGGCCGACGAGCACCTTGTAGATCGCGTAGTCCATCACTTCCAGCCGAAGTTCCCGCTTGAAGATCGGATCCGAGACCTGGAACTGGCCGACCGCCAGGTCCACCGGCTTGCCGCCGATGTCGTTCCAGTAGATGAACGCATCCTCCACACCCGCCACTTCGCCACGCTCCGCCATCAGGAAGTAGATGTAGTAGGAGAGCTTCTTCCCCAGGGTTCCCCCGGAGAGAATCTTCAACGTGTATGGCATCTGGAAATCGGTGGCCGCTTTCCCGTCCGAATAGAGCTGCGCGTAGGCATCGAGACGGATCGCCAGGGGCAGGCTCGCGGGGAGGGTCAGGAGGTCGTCGCCGGTGGCGATCGTGTCCCGCGGCTCTTCGTCAAAGGCCATGCGGAACCCGTTGCCGGCGAACTGGTTTCCGAAGTCTGTCAGGGCGGGGAAGGGGTTGTGGCAGAGTTGGCAGCTGACGCGGTACTTCCGTGCAAAGGCGGGAATGGCCGCGGCGCTTGTCGGGGCCAGGGTGGTGAGCCCCAAGCCGAGGATGCTCCCAAGTACAGCCTGACGAAATAGCGACATACCCCCTCCATGATGGTTGTCCGGCTGTGGTATGCCGGCCCGCCCTCGCACTCGAAGTGTCACTCAGCTGGAAGAATGGCAGGTCAATCGTGAAGGAATGCCTAATGTGAACTGAAGAGTTGTCCGGGGAGTGGACTCACTCGATGCGGCGCAATTCCACTCGCCGATTGAGTTCTCGCCCCTCGGCAGTCGCGTTGCTGGCCACGGG belongs to Gemmatimonadales bacterium and includes:
- a CDS encoding c-type cytochrome, whose protein sequence is MFIYRILGTASALLMCAATSGHAQAETPTPLPAGVTPAMVAQGASIFKGQGMCSVCHGIDGKGGVGANLTDNVWLHSKGTYEEIVQQITTGVPQKESSNGVPMPPKGGSGINPDQVKAVAAYVWTLSHPGAK